The genomic stretch TAAGTTAACTTTATCTATCATACTGTAGAGTTCTTTAAATGAAACATATTTGGATAAATAGAGTTCATGTCTTGTATTTTTGTTCATGATAAACTCAGCATTAAGTTTACTAAATGCCATAGAACTTTTATAACTTTCTTTAGCTTCTTCAAGTTCTTCTTCGGATATTCTTTCACTTATAAGTTTTTCTATTTCATAATATATGCTTTCTATAGTTTCCTGATATCTGTCCAAACTGGTAGAGCCATGTATCTCAAAAGTTCCGCCGTTTATAAAACTTGAATTATAGCTGTATATATTATAACAAAGACCTTTATTTTCTCTTATAGCCTGAAAGAGCCTAGAATAAGAACTTCCTCCAAATATATCATTGACTATATTCATGGCATATCTTTCTTTATTGTCTACAGCACTATATGAAGGAGTGATAAGCGAGAAATATACTTGATGAAGCTCTTGTTTTTCTTTTGTGATAGTTTTATAGTAAAATGGAAGCTCTTCATTTTCTGTTTTATTTTTCTTTTGAAGTTTTATTTTTGAAAGCCTATCTATAACATAATCAATATCAAAATTTCCCGCTATAGAAACAATTAAATTATTAGAATGAAAATGTTCTTTAAAGTATGAATATATTTTATCTCTGTTTATATTTTTTATATTATTTATAGTTCCTCCTATAGGAAAACTCATAGAAGTACCTTTATAAGCGGCTGCAAAAAATTGATTGGCAGATATTT from Brachyspira murdochii DSM 12563 encodes the following:
- a CDS encoding M16 family metallopeptidase, whose product is MVKRLTLENGIRVVLEKMPILDTVSIGFTFLTGSANEKKDENGYTHFIEHMLFKGTDTMTSKDIIRGIEGVGGIFNAFTSRHLTSFYINIISKYFSRAVDTLENVILNSAFREDDINREKKVVIEELKMSNDTPEEISANQFFAAAYKGTSMSFPIGGTINNIKNINRDKIYSYFKEHFHSNNLIVSIAGNFDIDYVIDRLSKIKLQKKNKTENEELPFYYKTITKEKQELHQVYFSLITPSYSAVDNKERYAMNIVNDIFGGSSYSRLFQAIRENKGLCYNIYSYNSSFINGGTFEIHGSTSLDRYQETIESIYYEIEKLISERISEEELEEAKESYKSSMAFSKLNAEFIMNKNTRHELYLSKYVSFKELYSMIDKVNLKIVNEVIDEKLSNKKFFLTAVGAKGTKDISDALSKKLKLN